The Quercus robur chromosome 7, dhQueRobu3.1, whole genome shotgun sequence genome has a segment encoding these proteins:
- the LOC126692669 gene encoding PRA1 family protein A1 encodes MDWGNVTAEDLIDALREVDWSSPPRPLSEFFSRFTVPRSYAKWSSRLKCNLYYYRTNYFILITVILGLGFIRRPLALVAAFLTALSIAFLNDSFAGTFSEKATRTVRQFSPHLAAKMRPPLTPVIRGRPSAKRAIFICGRPRWVFVFIFATVSLVLWFVSCGLLTVLWALAIGLLVTILHASFRTPNLKARLNTFREEFRAVWRNYSEL; translated from the exons ATGGATTGGGGCAACGTCACAGCGGAGGATCTGATCGACGCTCTCCGCGAGGTTGACTGGTCATCGCCGCCGCGTCCTCTCTCCGAATTCTTCTCCCGATTCACCGTCCCCAGATCTTACGCCAAATGGAGTAGCCGCCTCAAATGCAATCTCTACTA CTACCGAACCAACTACTTCATTTTGATCACTGTCATTCTCG GATTGGGTTTTATCCGGAGGCCACTTGCTCTTGTAGCTGCTTTTCTGACAGCACTTAGCATTGCTTTCTTGAATGATAG CTTTGCAGGAACTTTTAGCGAGAAGGCAACAAGAACCGTGAGACAATTCTCTCCACATTTAGCAGCAAAGATGAGGCCTCCTCTTAC GCCTGTTATTCGTGGACGTCCATCAGCTAAAAGAGCAATTTTTATTTGTGGCCGGCCTCGTTGGgtgtttgtttttatattcGCTACTG TGAGTCTCGTCCTCTGGTTTGTTTCTTGTGGTCTCTTAACTGTTCTGTGGGCTCTGGCCATTGGGCTTCTCG tTACTATCCTGCATGCAAGTTTTAGAACACCTAATCTGAAAGCACGTTTGAACACATTCCGTGAAGAATTTCGTGCGGTGTGGCGCAATTATAGCGAGCTGTAG